The genomic window CGGAGGTCAAGAGCGCTTGCTCTCCATCTTCCAGCACAAGGACTTCGCGCGTCTCGCCAAGAATTGCCGGGATGTCCGAGGCGAGGAAGACTTCCCCATCCCCCAAACCGATGATGAGCGGAGAACTGCCGCGGCGAACAGCCACGAGCATGTCGGGGGCATCGCCCGCGACGCAGACGAGGGCATACGCGCCCCTGAGCTCCCGGACAGCTTGGAGTACCGCCTCGGGCAGCCCGTTCGCCCGGTGCCGCTCGATCAGGTGCGCGATGACCTCTGTATCCGTTTCAGAGCGGAATCGATGACCTTCTCGAGCGAGGATCTTGCGGAGCTCTCGATAGTTTTCGATGATCCCGTTGTGAACGATGGCCAGGCGGGACCCACAGTCGACGTGGGGGTGCGCATTAGCGTCCGAGGGACGCCCGTGGGTCGCCCAGCGCGTGTGGGCAACACCCACAGACCCCTGGGGAGGATCTTTTTCGAGCAAGGCTTCGAGCCTGACGATCTTCCCCACGGCTTTGCGCACGTCAAGGGTTTCCCCATTGACGGTCGCAATGCCCGCAGAATCGTATCCCCGATATTCGAGACGTCGGAGGGCAGGCAAGAGGACGGTTGCGGCCTGTCGCGGTCCGATATAGCCAACGATGCCACACATCTGTATGCGTTGCTCCTTAAGAAGGCCCCGCGGGTGAAGGAATGAACGGACCGTTGATGGACGGGAGGTTGCTAGTTCTATGCCACGGCAGGCTTATACCAAGGGTGAGCCCAGTGACTATGGTGTTATCACTAAGGAAATCAAAAGGTTATTCTTCGCCGAACATGGGGAGATCGCAATGATGACATCCCCCGTGTCGGTGGTCTTTCCACTCACGCTGTGAAGAGTCTGCACGATCTTGGGCAATTGGAAGATGGAATGTCGGAGAAACTTATTTAAAGTTGAGGGGATTTAGCTGGGTGGGGATACGATGAAAGGCTTGCACGCTGCTAACCCGAATTATTCATACGGGATGAATAATCCGCCCTGCGGGCTTCGACTCCGCCCCGCGTTTGCGGGACGTCGCTCCCTTCGACTCTGCCCCGTATTTGCGGGGCATCGCTCAGGACTACGCTGATGTCCGTCTCACAACACCCATTCATTCGACGGTCACTGCTGGATTTTTTCTGTGCGCTAGCCGGTTTCCGCGGCAATATTGTCATTTTCGAGCTTCTTCAGCTTGTAGTGGAGCCCGCGCAGGCTGATACCCAACAGTCCCGCCGCTGCCGTCTTGTTGCCGCGGGTCTGGCGCAAGGCGTCCAGGATGAGTACCTTTTCCATGTCGCGCAGCGTGGACCCCCCTTCGGGTTGGTCGTCGGCCTGGGCGACGGGGTGCAGCACCTGTCGCAGCTGCGCAAGATCAATGACGTTCCGGTCCGCCATGACCCCGGCGCGTTCGATACAGTTCTGCAGTTCGCGCACGTTGCCCGGCCAGTCGTACTGAAGCAAGAGCCGCAGCGTCCGGGCGGTGACACCCTGAATCTGCTTGTTATTCTGCTGGTTGAACTGTTGCACGAAGTGATCGACGAGCAGCGGGATGTCCTCTTTCCTCTGCCGGAGGGGAGGCATCATGATGTTGATGACGTCCAGCCGATAGAAGACATCTTCCCGAAAGCGGCCGGCCTTCACCAGGTCAACGAGATTCTGATTCGTCGCGGTGATGATGCGGACATCGACGCGGACGGGGTGGCTGCTTCCCACGCGCCGAAACTCCCGGTTCTGGATGACCCGGAGGAGCTTTGCCTGAAGAGCGAGCGGCAGCTCGGCCACCTCATCGAGGAACAGGGTCCCGGTGTCCGCCAGTTGGAAGACCCCTACCCGATCCCCCACGGCCGAGGTGAAGGCCCCGCGGACATGGCCGAACATCTCGCTCTCCATGAGACCCTCGGGGATGGCGGCACAATCCAGGATCACAAAGGGCCGCCCGCGGCGGCGGCCGCTATCATGAATCGCCCGGGCGATCAGTTCCTTCCCCGTGCCACTCTCTCCGTACAGACAGATGTTGGCATCCGACTCGGCGACCTTGGTAATCGAGCGAAACACCCCTTGCATCGCCTCGGAATCACCGATGATCTCCGCAAAGGGCCATTCCACACTTCGCTTGGGCAGTTGGGCCGGCATGGGACGGTCGCTGGCACAGAGCTGGCTCCGTGTCATCGCCCGGTGCAGCACAGCGAGAAACGACGAGCGGTTGAGGGGTTTGGTAAGGACC from Candidatus Methylomirabilota bacterium includes these protein-coding regions:
- a CDS encoding glutamine--fructose-6-phosphate aminotransferase, giving the protein MCGIVGYIGPRQAATVLLPALRRLEYRGYDSAGIATVNGETLDVRKAVGKIVRLEALLEKDPPQGSVGVAHTRWATHGRPSDANAHPHVDCGSRLAIVHNGIIENYRELRKILAREGHRFRSETDTEVIAHLIERHRANGLPEAVLQAVRELRGAYALVCVAGDAPDMLVAVRRGSSPLIIGLGDGEVFLASDIPAILGETREVLVLEDGEQALLTS
- a CDS encoding sigma-54 dependent transcriptional regulator, with protein sequence METTSQVLILEEKPEAAQDIQGLLSSSAVTDVAVASWSDALRLLRDNRFYAVVCDLDNMPGEGRKVLAAIQREAPNIASIVIADTTDPAVLAECTAAGAFEVLTKPLNRSSFLAVLHRAMTRSQLCASDRPMPAQLPKRSVEWPFAEIIGDSEAMQGVFRSITKVAESDANICLYGESGTGKELIARAIHDSGRRRGRPFVILDCAAIPEGLMESEMFGHVRGAFTSAVGDRVGVFQLADTGTLFLDEVAELPLALQAKLLRVIQNREFRRVGSSHPVRVDVRIITATNQNLVDLVKAGRFREDVFYRLDVINIMMPPLRQRKEDIPLLVDHFVQQFNQQNNKQIQGVTARTLRLLLQYDWPGNVRELQNCIERAGVMADRNVIDLAQLRQVLHPVAQADDQPEGGSTLRDMEKVLILDALRQTRGNKTAAAGLLGISLRGLHYKLKKLENDNIAAETG